In Zygosaccharomyces rouxii strain CBS732 chromosome E complete sequence, the DNA window ttgttactgttactgttattgttgttactattgttgttgttgttgtcgtTGTTACTGTTTGcattgttgttgctgtgCCTACGAATATCGCCATGCGGTCTTCTAGGTGGGTCAGCTACATCTTGTCTCCTTGTCGCTTCTTTTGTCGGTGGTCTTTGGGTTTCTGGCGATGAAAAATGAACCTCTTGATACTTTAAATCTAGTGATCGACGTAAGCTTCCGGTACTCGAATCGATGGTTTGACGAATGGGTTTTTCAGGTGGTTGGGTCAATTTCTCATTGCTCGCCGGTGGTTGTTGAGTTCtatctctttctcttcttgcATCATCTAGATCAATTTGAATACTTTCACTCGACGCCGTACTACTTACTGTACTCGCAGAATCGAATGTATCGCGTTTTATATGTGATATTGGCTTTGGTGGGTCGTTGGAGTTTAGATCGAATTCGTCGTAGCTTAAATCCAAGTTTTTACTCGGAGTTCTCTCTAATTGGGGTGAATCCGTTTTTGGTCTATGATCACTGCCGCCTCTTTTATGCAATGATTGCTTTAAATCTAGACCGTCATGACTTTGGTAATCCTGCCATGTCTTCGGATGTGGTGGTTTTGGCGGTGGATTCTCCGGTGGCTGTACTAAATCAGATGAATCAACGGTAGTTGCATGTTGAGGTAGTTGTCTAACTTGTTCCACCGGCggctgttgttgttgttgttgttgatgatgatgctgtGGTGCAGGTACAAACCCCTGTTTTGCTTGTTGTTGTGATGGCAAAGGTCTTGGCacctgttgttgtggttgctgTTGTAAAGCAATTTGTGACATGGGATTCTGAGCTGACAACGAAGCATTTGGTCCCACAGAAGGGGATGGATAATAAGGCGAGGTACCAGATTGAGGTTGCTGTGGAGGCACTTGATAGTTAAATCTCATGTGTGATTGTGGTTGAGGTACATCAGAAATCTTTTTAAGTGGAATTGGTTGTGCTTGTCCCTGTACAGATACTGGTGAATCCACATGTTGGTAAAACATATTTTGAttaaaattcatttttggtTGAGCCTGTGGTACGGGGCCCACCTGTGGTAATTGCGGTTGTGGTTGTGAAATAGTGAATTGAGAGTCATCAGCTGGCGAGTGGGCATCCACAAAATATTCAGGTCTACTACCAAGTTCAGgctgaattgaaattggagTTCCTCTAGGGGCAACGTTAACACCACCAGCGCCCCCGGGGAGCGCACCAGCGTTACCAGGAATTGGCATCGGACCAGGTGCCTGAGGAACAGGAGCAGCAGGAGCCACCGGAGCAGCTCCCATTGGTGTACCTGAAGATGACAACGGTCCTGGTTGTCCCTGACCGAATCCTTGAGCCATCATGGGAAAAGGATTATTGGATTTATGCTGTTTAATAATACCTGGAGATTGTTCCGACCTTGCTGTTTGTTCAACGGCTAATATATCCGAATATTTAACATCTTGTATTGGCGGACCACCTGATAAGGATTTACCTGAGGAGTATGAACTCATACTCCTTTGATTTGGCGGGCTGAAATGTGAATCTCTATCTGTCATAGAAACAGACGCAAATTGTTTAGGTTCAGCATCTAAATTAGCATctgattcattttcaaattcattactTGGCAGATTTTTTCTACTTGCACTTGATGGATTTCTTGAAGGTTTTGTACTTGAAAAAACACTTTTCCTATGATCTGAAAATTCATCGGAGGAACTAACACTTTCCTTTGACTTCATTggctgctgttgttgttgttgttgtagttgttgttgatgtagACCAACTTCCGCTGGAATCTTGGAGGaaacttcaaaagatgtAATTAGTAAATCGTTCAAAAGTTTCTCTTCCACTGCATTGAGACGTCCATTATTTTCCAGTTTCTTTTGTTGCAATAGATACATTTGATATTGAACGTTTTGTAATTTAGTTTGAAATTCTGtgtatttttcaaaattgtaAGGTCCTAACCCATATTTATCTTCAATAGGGACTTCACAACCAATGACGCTACAGATGTGATGCATGACTTGATATATGTTTGGTCTCACATATGGATTTTCCGCTAACATGATAATAATCagattgatcaatttgGATGAATATTTATTAGCTGGAAATTCATATTTGGAATgtaaaatggaaaattgacCAGtcatttcaaaaggtgtaataaaaaaaagcaATTTGTAAAGGAAGATTCCCAGTGCCCATAtatcagatttttcattaatggGCAAACATCTATAAAGATCTATCATTTCTGGTGACCTGTACTGAGGAGTCGTATTCACATAGATGTTTTGAGTTAAAATGGCAATGTCTTGATGCGTTGTCACTAATGGGAAACatgttgatgttgatcCAAAGTCACATAGTTTAAAATTGTTCTGGGCATCTACCAACACATTTTCAATCTTAATATCCCTATGGATCAAAGGTATCGGCAAATAATgcatttgagaaattgcCAAAGTCGTATCGTACATGACCTTTAAAATCTCCTTTTCTGTCAATCTGGTAGCTAACCTTTGGTTCATATAATCTAAAAGAGAATTATTCGGGCACAATTCCATTAGCAGTAAAACCTCATAACCAACTTGCCCGGAAGTTCTTCTACTCGCATTCGAATCGTAGTACTGTATGATAGCCTTGGCTCCTCTTAACTGCTTCATCACTTCCACTTCATTTCTCATTTCCGAAAGTCCATTTTCATCAGGTACCAATACCCTCTTCAGACATGCAATGTCCCCAGGTTGAAGTGGCGCCTTGCTACCATTATTAAATTCACCCAAAAATTTGATGTATTTCACCGAATAAATCTGGGCAAATCCACCTTCAGCAATAAAACTTATTATTTCCACCTGTTGAT includes these proteins:
- the AKL1 gene encoding serine/threonine protein kinase AKL1 (some similarities with uniprot|P38080 Saccharomyces cerevisiae YBR059C AKL1 Serine-threonine protein kinase member (with Ark1p and Prk1p) of the Ark kinase family) — translated: MPATSDAAKTASSVTKPVVDGYAPGTVVAVGNQQVEIISFIAEGGFAQIYSVKYIKFLGEFNNGSKAPLQPGDIACLKRVLVPDENGLSEMRNEVEVMKQLRGAKAIIQYYDSNASRRTSGQVGYEVLLLMELCPNNSLLDYMNQRLATRLTEKEILKVMYDTTLAISQMHYLPIPLIHRDIKIENVLVDAQNNFKLCDFGSTSTCFPLVTTHQDIAILTQNIYVNTTPQYRSPEMIDLYRCLPINEKSDIWALGIFLYKLLFFITPFEMTGQFSILHSKYEFPANKYSSKLINLIIIMLAENPYVRPNIYQVMHHICSVIGCEVPIEDKYGLGPYNFEKYTEFQTKLQNVQYQMYLLQQKKLENNGRLNAVEEKLLNDLLITSFEVSSKIPAEVGLHQQQLQQQQQQQPMKSKESVSSSDEFSDHRKSVFSSTKPSRNPSSASRKNLPSNEFENESDANLDAEPKQFASVSMTDRDSHFSPPNQRSMSSYSSGKSLSGGPPIQDVKYSDILAVEQTARSEQSPGIIKQHKSNNPFPMMAQGFGQGQPGPLSSSGTPMGAAPVAPAAPVPQAPGPMPIPGNAGALPGGAGGVNVAPRGTPISIQPELGSRPEYFVDAHSPADDSQFTISQPQPQLPQVGPVPQAQPKMNFNQNMFYQHVDSPVSVQGQAQPIPLKKISDVPQPQSHMRFNYQVPPQQPQSGTSPYYPSPSVGPNASLSAQNPMSQIALQQQPQQQVPRPLPSQQQAKQGFVPAPQHHHQQQQQQQPPVEQVRQLPQHATTVDSSDLVQPPENPPPKPPHPKTWQDYQSHDGLDLKQSLHKRGGSDHRPKTDSPQLERTPSKNLDLSYDEFDLNSNDPPKPISHIKRDTFDSASTVSSTASSESIQIDLDDARRERDRTQQPPASNEKLTQPPEKPIRQTIDSSTGSLRRSLDLKYQEVHFSSPETQRPPTKEATRRQDVADPPRRPHGDIRRHSNNNANSNNDNNNNNSNNNNSNSNNNNNTTNNGTSAGSGSANAGGTSSNAGTNASSGSPPSLQNNDLDRYKNAHKNSSNTSVNASGPASGSGGGEVRRSFAKARQSLDLEKIRKEAVKGEAALSAKRRSIFSVFRGPDKKKE